The Terriglobia bacterium genome contains a region encoding:
- the fusA gene encoding elongation factor G, which produces MKVYEGGNIRNLCFVGHGSSGKTSIVSGLLFTSGMVNRLGRVDDGTTVTDYDEEEIERKITIGSSLAYAEWNKTKINFIDTPGYGFFINDTRAALRVADGAAVVVDAVAGVEVQTEKVWSFADEFNLPRLIIMNKLDRERASFERSLESIRQNFGRASVALQLPIGVEKAFRGIIDLVSMKAYLYDTSGSGKATESPIPAELQEAAQKAHEALVEQVAEGNDALMEEFFEKGTLPVEDLEKGLMQAILERRIVPVLCASGHYNIGAQNLLDAIVNYMPAANARPVAGYESAQWEEEITRKGAEDEPLSMFVFKTVADPFAGRVTYFRVYSGILKNDATVQNFTRGSSEKMAHIGVLQGKNTTAVPELKAGDIGAVAKLKDTLTGDSLGDKAHPTYYRPVKFPEPAIAFAIEPKSRQDEDRIGTAIHKILEEDLALRFSRDPQTHELLLSGTGQQHIEIIVSRLKRRYQVEVKLKTPKVPYRETVVGKADAQGRHKKQTGGHGQYGDCKIKMEPLPRGQGFEFVNEIFGGSIPRNFIPAVEKGIIDAASRGFLAGYPVVDFRTILYDGSYHDVDSSELAFKIAGSLAFKKAMEQAKPVLLEPIMNVEIIAPEQYAGDLMGDLNSRRGRIQGMDSRAGNQIIKAQVPMAEMLTYAPVLTSATQGRGTYAMEFSHYDIVPSQISQKIIETAKAARAGKEEEEEET; this is translated from the coding sequence GTGAAGGTCTACGAGGGGGGAAACATTCGCAATCTCTGTTTTGTGGGACATGGAAGTTCAGGCAAGACCTCGATTGTCTCCGGCTTGTTATTCACTTCAGGAATGGTCAATCGGCTGGGCCGCGTCGACGACGGGACCACGGTCACGGACTATGACGAAGAGGAGATTGAGCGAAAGATTACCATCGGCTCTTCACTCGCTTACGCGGAATGGAACAAAACGAAGATCAACTTCATCGACACACCGGGATATGGGTTCTTTATCAACGACACTCGGGCGGCTTTGCGTGTGGCCGATGGGGCGGCCGTGGTGGTTGATGCCGTGGCCGGGGTGGAGGTGCAGACCGAAAAGGTCTGGTCGTTTGCGGATGAATTCAACCTCCCCCGCCTGATCATCATGAACAAACTCGATCGGGAGCGCGCCAGTTTTGAGCGCTCCCTGGAATCAATCCGTCAGAACTTCGGCCGGGCCTCTGTCGCCCTTCAACTTCCCATCGGGGTGGAAAAGGCGTTTCGTGGGATCATCGATCTCGTCAGTATGAAGGCCTACCTTTATGACACGTCCGGCAGCGGCAAGGCGACGGAGAGTCCCATCCCGGCAGAATTGCAGGAAGCGGCACAGAAGGCCCATGAGGCCCTGGTAGAACAGGTTGCCGAGGGGAATGATGCCTTGATGGAGGAGTTTTTTGAAAAAGGAACGCTGCCCGTGGAGGATCTCGAGAAGGGCCTGATGCAGGCCATCCTGGAGCGCCGCATCGTGCCGGTCCTGTGTGCTTCGGGCCATTACAACATCGGCGCTCAGAATCTTCTCGATGCGATTGTCAATTACATGCCCGCAGCCAATGCGCGGCCCGTGGCGGGATATGAATCAGCTCAATGGGAAGAGGAGATCACCCGCAAGGGGGCGGAAGACGAGCCACTTTCCATGTTTGTTTTCAAGACGGTGGCCGACCCGTTTGCAGGCCGGGTCACGTATTTTCGGGTGTACTCGGGCATCTTAAAGAACGATGCCACAGTCCAGAACTTCACCCGCGGGTCCTCCGAGAAGATGGCCCACATTGGCGTGCTCCAGGGAAAGAACACGACCGCGGTTCCCGAGTTGAAGGCCGGGGATATTGGGGCAGTGGCCAAGCTGAAAGACACTTTGACCGGAGACTCGTTGGGTGACAAGGCGCATCCGACCTATTACCGCCCGGTCAAATTTCCTGAGCCTGCCATCGCATTCGCGATTGAACCGAAATCGCGTCAGGACGAAGACCGCATCGGCACCGCCATCCACAAGATCCTGGAGGAAGATCTCGCCCTCCGGTTCAGCCGTGATCCTCAGACCCATGAATTGCTTCTTTCCGGCACGGGTCAGCAGCACATCGAGATTATCGTCTCCCGGCTGAAGCGGCGTTATCAGGTGGAAGTCAAGTTGAAAACTCCCAAGGTGCCCTACCGCGAGACCGTCGTCGGGAAGGCGGATGCGCAGGGCCGTCACAAAAAGCAGACCGGAGGCCACGGACAATATGGGGACTGCAAAATCAAGATGGAACCGCTCCCCCGGGGCCAGGGCTTCGAGTTTGTGAATGAGATCTTCGGGGGATCCATTCCCCGCAATTTCATCCCGGCGGTTGAGAAGGGGATCATCGACGCGGCCTCACGTGGCTTTCTGGCCGGCTATCCAGTCGTGGATTTCAGGACCATCCTGTATGACGGTTCCTATCATGACGTCGATTCGTCGGAACTGGCCTTTAAGATCGCCGGCTCACTGGCGTTCAAAAAGGCTATGGAACAGGCCAAGCCGGTCCTGCTTGAACCCATCATGAATGTGGAGATCATCGCCCCCGAGCAATACGCGGGGGATCTGATGGGGGACCTCAATTCACGCCGCGGACGTATCCAGGGCATGGATTCCCGTGCGGGCAATCAGATCATAAAGGCCCAGGTTCCCATGGCTGAGATGTTGACCTACGCGCCCGTTCTCACTTCTGCAACACAGGGCCGGGGCACCTACGCGATGGAATTCTCACACTACGATATTGTCCCGAGTCAGATTTCACAGAAGATCATAGAGACTGCAAAGGCCGCAAGAGCAGGAAAAGAGGAGGAAGAGGAAGAAACCTAA
- a CDS encoding DedA family protein translates to MQETFQKIVHLFVLYGYWTVFFGVMLENAGLPVPGESVLLVASFLAAHSGAVDLKIEWIIIVAICGATLGDNFGYWVGRRGGRPFLHRHARHFFIRKHHIEQAERVFHRYGAWTVFFARFITGLRVVAGPFAGILHLPWSRFLLFNFTGAVLWATAISLVGYFFGSQWPVLLKIIKQVDLIVLAVLIVLAGFLYVRHRLRRRKAPTF, encoded by the coding sequence ATGCAGGAAACCTTTCAAAAAATAGTCCACCTTTTTGTCCTGTACGGGTACTGGACGGTCTTCTTCGGCGTGATGCTCGAAAATGCGGGGCTCCCGGTTCCAGGGGAATCGGTTCTGCTGGTGGCCAGTTTTCTGGCCGCCCATAGTGGAGCAGTGGACCTGAAGATCGAATGGATCATCATCGTGGCCATTTGTGGCGCTACCCTGGGCGACAACTTCGGTTACTGGGTCGGCCGCCGCGGGGGCCGCCCCTTCCTCCACCGGCATGCGAGACACTTCTTCATTCGGAAACATCACATTGAGCAAGCCGAGCGCGTTTTCCATCGCTATGGAGCCTGGACGGTCTTCTTTGCGCGCTTCATTACCGGACTTCGCGTCGTGGCCGGACCCTTTGCGGGGATACTCCATCTGCCCTGGTCGAGGTTCCTGCTCTTCAATTTTACCGGCGCCGTCCTGTGGGCCACCGCCATCTCGTTGGTGGGATATTTCTTTGGGAGTCAATGGCCCGTCCTCTTGAAGATCATTAAGCAGGTCGACCTGATTGTTCTGGCGGTTCTCATCGTTCTCGCGGGCTTCCTTTATGTGCGACATCGCCTCCGGCGGCGAAAAGCACCGACCTTCTGA
- a CDS encoding ABC-type transport auxiliary lipoprotein family protein, producing the protein MNKKLAIGLVLLVLAMSGGCGIPKTHYYIVESPHVHSNGGAVISKAIMVDRFRANRVLQEDRILYRENENEVNYYEYERWTSPPVDLVTNYFVHHLKDSAAYANVSGTRDIERADYRLRGRVRRFEEVDRGKQVSAEVALEVELVDAKTGQGLWRGEEECSRPMTVRTVAAVVQGIQQCLDETANKLLNSMQDRIQKRGE; encoded by the coding sequence ATGAACAAAAAGCTAGCGATAGGGCTCGTCCTGTTGGTACTCGCAATGTCGGGGGGCTGTGGAATCCCCAAGACCCACTACTACATTGTGGAATCTCCGCATGTCCATTCCAATGGCGGGGCGGTGATCTCCAAGGCCATCATGGTTGACCGCTTCCGCGCCAACCGGGTGCTCCAGGAAGACCGCATCCTCTACCGCGAGAATGAGAACGAAGTGAATTACTACGAATACGAGCGGTGGACCAGCCCGCCGGTCGATCTGGTGACGAATTATTTTGTTCACCATTTGAAAGATTCCGCTGCCTATGCCAACGTCAGCGGCACCCGGGATATCGAGAGGGCCGACTACAGACTGCGAGGTCGAGTCCGACGGTTCGAAGAGGTGGATCGGGGCAAGCAGGTCTCAGCCGAAGTGGCCCTGGAAGTCGAGCTGGTGGACGCCAAGACCGGCCAGGGCCTCTGGCGCGGGGAAGAGGAGTGCTCTCGCCCCATGACGGTCCGCACCGTGGCGGCTGTCGTCCAGGGGATTCAACAGTGCCTGGATGAAACCGCGAACAAACTCCTGAACTCGATGCAGGACAGGATTCAAAAGAGGGGAGAGTGA
- a CDS encoding MCE family protein, with translation MAKRSDEVKVGILVMAAGAILIVTISMMVHYNPFRPNSEQYRTYFKFAGGLESDSIVRFGGIKVGKVASVHIAPQDPSLIEVELRLRQGVPLKNDSVARLASLNALGENYIEISPGNKTSPSLKPGDVVRSEETPEFSALLTKFNGLSDNAEKLINDLDKNINQISSRADLLLSNLNEVTNERNRRNFSEALERTNSLIGQNSPRIDAITSNLQSTSKKMDPLMEDIRKATSKLDALVGHLDGTVVEDRPQIRKDLAELETTLLQARKLMEEIDSTLASNRSDIDTMIENFRRSSENLSEFTGTIKQRPFSLIRVKPMPDRKVPK, from the coding sequence ATGGCAAAAAGATCCGATGAAGTGAAGGTGGGGATTTTGGTGATGGCGGCGGGCGCCATTCTGATCGTGACGATCTCGATGATGGTCCATTACAATCCCTTCCGCCCCAACAGCGAACAATACAGGACCTATTTCAAGTTTGCCGGAGGACTTGAAAGCGACAGCATCGTCCGCTTTGGCGGGATCAAGGTCGGAAAGGTTGCCAGTGTGCATATCGCGCCCCAGGATCCTTCCCTCATCGAAGTGGAGTTGCGGTTGCGGCAAGGGGTTCCCCTGAAGAACGACAGCGTCGCGCGGCTGGCCTCGCTCAATGCGCTGGGGGAGAATTACATAGAAATCAGCCCCGGAAACAAGACCTCGCCCTCACTCAAGCCGGGCGACGTCGTCCGCTCGGAGGAAACCCCGGAGTTCAGCGCGTTGCTCACGAAATTCAACGGCCTTTCAGACAATGCCGAGAAGCTGATCAATGACCTGGACAAAAACATCAACCAGATTTCATCGCGGGCCGATTTGTTGTTGTCAAATTTGAATGAAGTAACCAATGAAAGGAACCGGAGGAATTTTTCGGAAGCTCTGGAAAGAACCAATTCCTTGATCGGTCAGAATTCGCCACGGATTGATGCCATCACCTCCAACCTTCAGTCCACCTCCAAGAAAATGGATCCTTTGATGGAGGACATCAGAAAGGCCACCTCCAAGCTGGATGCCCTGGTGGGTCATCTCGACGGCACCGTGGTGGAGGATCGACCCCAGATCAGGAAGGACCTTGCTGAACTGGAAACGACGTTGCTCCAGGCCCGAAAATTAATGGAGGAAATCGACTCCACGCTGGCGTCCAACCGCAGCGACATCGATACTATGATTGAGAATTTTCGGCGCAGTTCGGAGAACCTCTCGGAGTTCACCGGAACGATCAAACAGCGTCCGTTCAGCCTGATTCGAGTGAAACCCATGCCGGACCGGAAAGTGCCCAAGTGA
- a CDS encoding ABC transporter ATP-binding protein translates to MAETTENHVSILIRNLSSTLGGREVLKEINLEVRRGETLVILGGSGSGKSTLLRHIVGLEEPTAGEVFIFGKNINRISEDAFNEIRKKIGMAFQSSALLNSLSVGENVALPLREHTDLEDSTIQIMTRIKLEQVGLSGFESFAPSQLSGGMKKRAGIARALAMDPEILLFDEPSAGLDPIIAAGIDDLILKLKHAFHMTIVVVTHELTSAFLIADRIVVLDRGSILAEGTPDELRHSTLPRVRQFLERQPDHEEQDAEKYLKSLTEEA, encoded by the coding sequence ATGGCAGAAACGACTGAAAATCATGTCTCTATTCTGATTCGGAACCTGTCCAGCACCCTCGGGGGGCGGGAGGTTCTGAAAGAGATCAATCTCGAAGTTCGTCGCGGCGAGACCCTGGTCATCCTGGGCGGGAGCGGGTCGGGCAAGTCCACGCTGCTCCGCCACATCGTCGGTCTGGAGGAGCCCACGGCGGGAGAGGTTTTCATTTTTGGCAAGAATATTAATCGCATTTCAGAGGACGCGTTCAATGAAATACGAAAGAAAATCGGGATGGCTTTCCAGAGTTCGGCTCTGCTGAATTCACTGAGCGTGGGTGAAAACGTCGCCCTTCCGTTGCGCGAGCACACCGACCTTGAGGATTCGACCATTCAGATCATGACCCGGATCAAGCTGGAACAGGTCGGCCTTTCCGGGTTTGAATCCTTCGCTCCTTCCCAGTTGAGTGGTGGCATGAAGAAACGGGCGGGAATTGCGAGGGCCCTCGCGATGGACCCTGAAATTCTCCTGTTCGATGAGCCGTCGGCGGGGCTGGACCCGATCATCGCAGCGGGGATCGATGACCTGATCCTCAAACTCAAACATGCCTTCCATATGACCATCGTGGTCGTCACCCACGAACTGACGAGCGCCTTCCTGATTGCCGACCGCATTGTGGTCCTTGACCGGGGATCGATCCTTGCCGAGGGGACGCCGGACGAGCTGCGCCACAGCACCCTTCCACGCGTTCGACAGTTCCTGGAGCGCCAGCCGGACCACGAAGAGCAGGATGCAGAAAAATATTTAAAGAGCCTGACGGAAGAGGCGTGA
- a CDS encoding ABC transporter permease yields the protein MFSLPMLVGRQSIAFVRYLGGLAEMFSKATYWTFVAPFRGKGVRWGAAIRQMVVVGFQAVPIVCLISAFIGIIIALQGAYELRKFGALNYVVDMVAITVTRELAPLLTAIIVIGRSGSAFAAEIGTMEVGEEVDALETMGLNPIRFLVVPKYLAMLVMMPCLTVVADTAGVLGGAFFAITNLDSSLSGYLLATVDALVLRDIVTGLVKSLVFAVIITKIGCYEGFSVRGGAEGVGRSTTSAVVKSIFSVIAADMIFTAIFYFTNGG from the coding sequence ATGTTTTCACTTCCCATGTTGGTCGGCCGGCAATCCATCGCCTTTGTCAGATACCTGGGCGGCCTGGCGGAGATGTTTTCCAAGGCCACGTACTGGACATTCGTGGCTCCGTTCCGCGGCAAGGGGGTCCGGTGGGGCGCGGCCATCCGGCAAATGGTGGTGGTGGGTTTCCAGGCCGTTCCTATTGTTTGCTTGATCTCGGCTTTTATTGGCATCATCATCGCGCTGCAGGGGGCGTATGAACTGCGCAAGTTTGGGGCCCTGAACTATGTTGTCGACATGGTGGCCATCACCGTGACGCGCGAGTTGGCCCCCCTCTTGACCGCTATCATTGTAATCGGACGGTCCGGCTCGGCCTTTGCCGCGGAGATCGGCACCATGGAGGTGGGGGAGGAAGTCGATGCGCTTGAGACGATGGGGCTGAATCCCATCCGGTTTCTCGTCGTTCCAAAATACCTCGCGATGCTGGTGATGATGCCCTGTCTGACCGTGGTGGCCGACACCGCCGGGGTCCTCGGCGGCGCCTTCTTCGCCATAACCAATCTTGACTCCAGTTTGAGCGGTTACCTGCTGGCCACGGTGGACGCGCTGGTGCTCCGCGACATCGTGACCGGCCTCGTCAAGAGCCTGGTGTTCGCGGTCATTATCACAAAGATCGGATGTTATGAGGGTTTCTCAGTGCGGGGTGGGGCGGAAGGCGTCGGCCGGTCGACGACTTCGGCCGTTGTGAAATCTATCTTCAGCGTGATTGCCGCCGACATGATTTTCACCGCTATTTTCTATTTCACGAATGGAGGTTGA
- a CDS encoding STAS domain-containing protein, which yields MEVRTRKVGVASVIDLKGQIDLSSSSKMRTAVLEAIKAKDASRVAVNLTEVSYIDSSGIATLVEGLQLARSKNCHFVIFGLQQAPREVLELARLDKVFEIHLDEREALDG from the coding sequence ATGGAAGTGAGAACTCGCAAGGTGGGAGTGGCATCGGTGATCGACTTGAAGGGTCAGATCGACCTTTCCTCTTCCTCGAAAATGCGCACGGCGGTGTTGGAGGCCATCAAGGCCAAGGATGCGTCGCGCGTGGCGGTCAATCTAACCGAAGTAAGTTACATCGACAGTTCAGGCATCGCGACGCTGGTTGAAGGGCTGCAACTGGCCCGCTCCAAGAACTGCCATTTTGTGATTTTTGGACTCCAACAGGCTCCCCGGGAAGTGCTTGAACTGGCCCGACTGGACAAGGTCTTCGAAATCCATTTGGACGAGAGGGAAGCCCTCGACGGTTAG
- a CDS encoding ATP-binding protein has translation MIEIKISSDPKFLTIVRAMVGKVCELVECSREEENQIILAVDEACSNIMKHTYHGDLGQSIEIRCESAHDKIEFVLQDCGPPIDAGKIKPRPLEELRPGGLGTHFIRTIMDEVAYKHVEGCGNILRMVKYLHRKRTSESP, from the coding sequence ATGATCGAAATCAAAATTTCCTCCGATCCAAAGTTTCTGACCATCGTGCGCGCCATGGTCGGAAAGGTGTGCGAGTTGGTGGAATGCTCCCGGGAAGAGGAGAACCAGATTATTCTGGCGGTGGATGAGGCGTGCTCCAATATCATGAAACACACTTACCATGGGGACCTCGGCCAATCGATCGAGATCCGGTGCGAAAGCGCCCACGATAAGATTGAGTTTGTCCTCCAGGATTGCGGTCCGCCCATCGATGCGGGAAAGATCAAGCCGCGTCCCCTGGAGGAGTTGCGCCCGGGCGGATTGGGCACTCATTTCATTCGGACGATCATGGATGAGGTGGCCTACAAGCACGTGGAGGGTTGCGGAAATATCCTGAGGATGGTGAAGTACCTTCACAGGAAACGGACGAGCGAATCACCCTGA
- a CDS encoding flippase-like domain-containing protein: protein MTKFKIAVSAILLAFLLWKIHPRQILHTLREANFDGLIIAVGLGVLMLSLRWWKWHILVKGGLQICSPKQSLVSLLGGMAFALVTPARVGELSRALFFGKGTKTQVGALTFLDRLVDLLVILLFASVGATSRVSPVFRIGLALTLGVMALIVIRFESFLGMLRRRFKNGWLGARISNVEEVEKNLGPRAIAQNFVLSCCMTFVDLVTFYVLLRCFVAVPFSVILFVFPLVLLTNVAPVTLSGLGLREGTAIALLALFGVSSAAAFNATFLSYLLNSVAPAVVGAVYAKNMKLSFSLSGNSN from the coding sequence ATGACCAAATTTAAAATTGCCGTTTCAGCGATCCTCCTCGCCTTTCTGCTCTGGAAGATTCATCCGAGGCAGATCCTTCATACGCTGCGGGAGGCAAATTTCGACGGGCTGATCATCGCGGTGGGGCTCGGGGTGTTGATGCTTTCGCTGCGGTGGTGGAAGTGGCACATCCTGGTGAAGGGCGGGTTGCAGATCTGCAGCCCGAAGCAATCGTTGGTGAGTCTGCTCGGGGGCATGGCCTTCGCGCTGGTGACGCCGGCCCGGGTGGGGGAATTGAGCCGTGCCCTGTTCTTCGGAAAGGGGACCAAGACGCAAGTGGGTGCCCTGACCTTCCTCGACCGGTTGGTGGATCTCCTGGTGATCCTGTTGTTTGCTTCTGTGGGCGCCACTTCCCGGGTCAGCCCCGTCTTCCGAATTGGGCTGGCGTTGACGTTGGGAGTCATGGCGCTTATCGTCATTCGTTTTGAATCGTTCCTGGGAATGCTCCGCCGTCGCTTCAAGAACGGTTGGCTGGGGGCGCGAATTTCCAACGTTGAGGAAGTGGAGAAAAACCTCGGCCCTCGGGCGATCGCACAGAATTTCGTGCTCAGCTGCTGTATGACCTTCGTCGATCTGGTGACTTTTTACGTTTTGCTCCGGTGCTTTGTCGCTGTTCCTTTTTCCGTGATCCTGTTTGTGTTCCCGCTGGTTCTGCTGACCAATGTCGCCCCTGTCACGCTCAGCGGCCTGGGGCTGCGTGAGGGAACGGCGATCGCCCTGTTGGCCCTGTTCGGGGTTTCTTCGGCCGCCGCCTTCAACGCCACGTTTCTTTCGTACCTTCTGAATTCCGTCGCCCCAGCCGTGGTGGGGGCGGTCTATGCCAAGAACATGAAGCTCAGTTTTTCGTTGAGTGGGAATTCGAATTGA
- the sthA gene encoding Si-specific NAD(P)(+) transhydrogenase, which yields MKTYDLIVIGSGPAGHHAAIQAAKIGKRVALVEKRELMGGVSVHTGTIPSKTLREAVLYLSGFRQRGLYGISYAVKKDITMEDLVFRVNHVIKTESEVCNAQLARNGVDVLSGHASFLDLHHLHVEGARLADDFETEFIIIATGTVPAHSSVVPVDGTTILDSDMLPRLPAIPKTMTIIGAGVVGIEYACMMATLGVAITLLDLRPRMLEFVDEQIVNELTYHMREIGVTLRLGEEMESVDMAASGRVVVHLKSKKEIYSDVVLYAVGRLGNTSDLHLEKAGFLPDDRGRILVNESYQTPAPNIYAVGDVIGFPSLASASMEQGRLASCHAFHLPCSSMPHLFPYGIYTIPEISFVGQNEEQLTAAGIPYEVGIARYREIARGQIIGDETGILKLLFHCESRKLLGVHILGEGAAELIHIGQAVLTYDGTIDYFINNVFNYPTLAECYKVAALSGMNKLLAR from the coding sequence ATGAAGACCTATGACCTCATTGTGATTGGGAGCGGCCCGGCGGGTCACCATGCGGCGATTCAAGCCGCCAAAATCGGCAAGCGAGTGGCCCTCGTCGAGAAAAGAGAGCTGATGGGGGGCGTGTCCGTCCACACGGGGACGATTCCCAGCAAGACCCTGCGAGAGGCGGTTCTCTATCTATCGGGGTTTCGACAGCGGGGACTCTACGGGATCAGCTATGCGGTCAAGAAAGATATCACGATGGAAGATCTTGTCTTCCGCGTCAATCATGTGATCAAGACCGAGAGCGAGGTCTGTAACGCTCAGTTGGCGCGCAATGGGGTTGATGTGCTCAGCGGACACGCCTCCTTCCTGGATCTCCATCATCTCCACGTGGAGGGCGCCCGGCTCGCCGACGATTTCGAAACCGAGTTCATCATTATTGCGACGGGGACCGTTCCGGCACACTCTTCAGTGGTGCCCGTCGATGGGACCACCATCCTCGACAGCGACATGCTCCCCAGACTGCCGGCGATTCCCAAGACCATGACCATCATTGGAGCCGGGGTGGTGGGGATTGAATACGCCTGCATGATGGCGACCCTGGGAGTCGCCATCACCCTGCTGGATCTTCGTCCCCGCATGCTGGAATTCGTGGATGAGCAAATCGTCAATGAACTGACCTATCACATGCGGGAGATCGGCGTCACCCTGCGGCTCGGGGAGGAAATGGAAAGCGTCGACATGGCCGCCTCCGGACGCGTGGTCGTTCACCTCAAAAGCAAGAAGGAGATCTATTCCGACGTCGTTCTCTATGCGGTCGGTCGCCTGGGCAATACGTCGGATCTCCATCTCGAGAAGGCGGGGTTTCTCCCGGATGATCGGGGAAGGATCCTCGTGAACGAGAGCTACCAGACCCCGGCCCCCAACATCTATGCGGTGGGGGATGTGATCGGGTTCCCCAGTTTGGCCTCTGCCTCCATGGAGCAGGGTCGACTGGCTTCCTGCCATGCGTTCCATCTCCCCTGCTCATCGATGCCGCATCTCTTTCCCTATGGCATTTACACGATCCCGGAGATCTCTTTTGTCGGACAGAACGAGGAACAGCTCACTGCCGCTGGAATCCCCTATGAAGTCGGGATCGCCCGCTATCGCGAGATTGCACGAGGGCAGATTATCGGGGATGAGACCGGCATTCTGAAGCTCCTGTTCCATTGTGAATCCAGGAAGCTGCTTGGAGTTCATATCCTCGGGGAAGGCGCCGCGGAATTGATTCACATCGGGCAGGCCGTGCTCACTTACGATGGAACGATCGACTACTTTATCAACAATGTGTTCAACTATCCCACCCTCGCCGAATGCTACAAAGTGGCTGCCCTTTCGGGAATGAACAAGCTGTTGGCAAGATAA
- a CDS encoding M20/M25/M40 family metallo-hydrolase encodes MNKRHFVKTAILVLSMAWVSTGFLQPARSAPAPNASPVDKLIAQALGPSPLAETLRVLCDEIGGRPTGTPAMTRAVSWGVENFRRAGVDEVHAEKFTIPQSWAEGATQVEVTSPVAFEVKAVSVAWAPPTPGSGIEARVVDAGEGTPAEFLKVESAAKGSIVLIHSKPMTTLDDLFYEYVRDPGIVDEAVRVGAAALVFTSTRPRDLLYRHTNSQFGRMDRLPMAILAREDALRVARLIESGRVVRMKISLPNRVGGAFESENVVAEIRGSEIPDEVVILGAHLDSWELGTGALDNGCNAAMVIDVARAILDAGIRPRRTVRFILFSGEEQGLLGSKAYVRMHRNELDQIVAVTIFDEGVGRVSGYSLGGRKDTEPALVEVLKPLRDWESNTHTPDAFIGTDNFDFLLEGIPTLVANQDPADYLPNYHASSDTFDKVDVRELKVQEAYAAVTVYGIAERAERIGRRQSRTQVEALMTETQLDQQMKSFGLWPEWESGQRGRQK; translated from the coding sequence ATGAACAAGAGACATTTCGTGAAGACCGCGATTCTGGTCCTTTCTATGGCTTGGGTCTCAACGGGCTTTCTTCAACCGGCGCGATCGGCACCGGCCCCCAATGCATCCCCGGTGGATAAACTCATCGCGCAGGCGCTGGGGCCGTCTCCGCTGGCCGAGACACTGCGTGTGCTTTGTGATGAAATTGGCGGTCGTCCGACGGGAACGCCCGCCATGACCCGCGCGGTGTCCTGGGGCGTCGAGAACTTTCGCCGGGCCGGGGTGGATGAAGTCCACGCGGAAAAGTTCACCATCCCTCAGTCCTGGGCGGAGGGAGCGACCCAGGTGGAGGTCACCTCGCCGGTTGCATTTGAGGTGAAAGCGGTTTCCGTGGCCTGGGCGCCTCCCACCCCCGGCAGTGGAATTGAAGCGAGAGTGGTCGACGCGGGAGAGGGCACGCCGGCGGAATTTTTGAAGGTGGAGAGCGCTGCCAAAGGGTCGATCGTTCTGATCCATTCCAAGCCGATGACGACCCTCGACGACCTGTTCTACGAATACGTCAGGGACCCGGGAATCGTCGATGAGGCCGTGCGGGTGGGCGCCGCCGCTCTGGTGTTCACCTCGACACGCCCGCGCGACCTGCTCTACCGGCACACCAATTCACAATTTGGCCGCATGGATCGATTGCCCATGGCCATTCTGGCGCGGGAAGACGCCCTCCGCGTGGCGCGCCTGATCGAATCAGGCCGCGTCGTGAGAATGAAGATTTCGCTCCCGAACCGGGTGGGGGGGGCCTTCGAATCTGAAAATGTAGTGGCGGAGATCCGGGGCAGCGAAATCCCAGACGAGGTCGTTATCCTGGGCGCCCATTTGGATTCGTGGGAACTGGGAACCGGGGCTTTAGACAACGGATGCAACGCGGCGATGGTGATCGACGTGGCGCGTGCCATTCTCGATGCCGGGATACGGCCGCGCCGCACGGTGCGATTTATCCTTTTCAGCGGGGAGGAACAGGGACTGCTGGGTTCCAAGGCATACGTCCGGATGCATCGGAATGAATTGGATCAAATCGTGGCTGTGACGATCTTCGATGAGGGGGTGGGGCGCGTCTCCGGTTACTCGTTGGGCGGGAGGAAAGATACCGAACCGGCCCTGGTAGAGGTCCTGAAGCCTCTCCGCGATTGGGAGTCCAACACCCATACCCCCGATGCCTTCATCGGAACGGACAATTTTGATTTCCTTCTGGAAGGGATCCCCACTTTGGTCGCCAACCAGGACCCGGCCGATTATCTGCCCAATTATCACGCCTCCTCCGACACCTTCGACAAGGTCGATGTGCGCGAGCTCAAAGTACAGGAGGCCTACGCCGCCGTGACGGTGTACGGCATCGCTGAGAGGGCGGAGCGAATCGGCAGGCGGCAATCCCGGACGCAGGTGGAGGCGCTCATGACGGAGACGCAGTTAGACCAGCAAATGAAGTCCTTCGGCTTGTGGCCGGAGTGGGAGAGCGGGCAGAGGGGAAGGCAGAAGTAG